The Paenibacillus tianjinensis genome has a window encoding:
- a CDS encoding C40 family peptidase, with protein sequence MIRSHKQLAASVLISASLAISWGVFSPQQAFAASSPSVAASTTLTGVIQSSVRLRTSPSTSGSVLKYLSEGDQVVILEQTNSYWYKVRTADGDVGYTSSGDQYINVISAPAPAPVQTAVILSTVRLRETPSTSGKVLGYLYKEDPVVILEETNSYWYRVQTTNGTIGYTSSSDQFIKLDGAAATPAPTPVPTPAPTPVPTPVPTPVPTPTPTPTPTPTPAPAQTAVIEKVIAAGMGYLGTPYEYGSSRTNTSTFDCSDFIRQIFMDAANLKLPADSRQQGTWVQENSTTVTDISGLKRGDLMFFMDYQGSTAAAYAGIDKSTARISHVAMYLGDGKILHTYSVSSGGVRVDNLSASWMNRFLYGGPVIR encoded by the coding sequence ATGATCAGATCACATAAGCAGCTGGCAGCATCGGTATTGATCTCGGCATCACTGGCAATATCTTGGGGAGTGTTCAGTCCGCAGCAGGCGTTCGCGGCTTCGAGTCCGTCTGTCGCGGCATCTACTACATTAACAGGTGTTATTCAATCTTCGGTCCGTCTGCGTACAAGCCCTTCCACAAGCGGAAGTGTGCTGAAATATTTAAGTGAAGGCGACCAAGTTGTTATACTTGAACAGACAAACAGCTATTGGTATAAAGTGAGAACAGCGGATGGCGATGTGGGGTATACGAGTTCTGGAGATCAGTATATTAATGTGATTTCGGCTCCGGCTCCTGCACCTGTGCAGACGGCAGTAATCCTGTCGACGGTTAGGCTTCGTGAAACTCCGTCAACCAGCGGAAAAGTGCTGGGTTATCTGTACAAAGAGGATCCGGTGGTTATACTCGAAGAAACAAACAGCTACTGGTATAGAGTGCAGACTACCAATGGTACAATAGGATACACCAGCTCATCAGATCAGTTTATCAAGCTGGATGGAGCAGCAGCAACACCGGCACCAACACCGGTCCCAACACCGGCACCAACACCGGTTCCGACGCCGGTTCCAACACCAGTACCGACACCGACACCGACACCGACACCGACACCGACACCAGCCCCGGCCCAAACGGCGGTTATTGAGAAAGTCATAGCTGCAGGCATGGGTTATCTGGGGACTCCGTATGAGTACGGCTCCAGCAGAACCAATACCAGTACCTTCGACTGCTCGGATTTCATCCGGCAGATCTTTATGGATGCAGCGAATTTGAAGCTGCCTGCCGATTCGCGGCAGCAAGGAACCTGGGTGCAGGAGAACAGTACTACGGTTACTGATATTTCCGGCCTGAAACGCGGGGATCTGATGTTCTTTATGGATTACCAGGGCAGCACGGCTGCTGCTTATGCAGGCATCGATAAATCTACTGCGAGAATTTCGCATGTGGCGATGTATCTCGGAGACGGAAAGATTCTGCATACGTATTCCGTATCTTCGGGTGGGGTACGAGTGGATAATTTAAGCGCTTCTTGGATGAACCGTTTCCTTTACGGAGGCCCGGTCATCCGCTGA
- a CDS encoding cation diffusion facilitator family transporter, translating to MVSIAAYLVLSAFKLISGYLFGSSALLADGFNNLTDIVASIAVLVGLRISRKPPDSDHPYGHFRAETVAALLASFIMAMVGIQVIVEAVRSLFEGAKAIPQLWSAGVALVCAIAMMGVYIYNRRLAKQINNSALMAAAKDNFSDAMVSIGAAVGIVGAQFGLPWIDSAAAVAVGVLISKTAWDIFRDSTYRLTDGFDEAQLLDLRSTIARTPGVEGIKDIKARVHGNHVLVDVVVEVDASISVMEGHQISDSIEERMSSRHNIMNVQIHVEPKS from the coding sequence ATGGTCAGTATTGCCGCTTATCTGGTTCTGTCAGCGTTTAAGCTGATCAGCGGTTACTTATTCGGATCCAGCGCATTGCTTGCCGACGGTTTCAACAACCTGACGGATATCGTCGCATCAATCGCGGTACTGGTCGGGCTGCGTATCTCGCGGAAGCCGCCTGATTCCGATCATCCATACGGACATTTCCGGGCGGAGACGGTAGCTGCGCTGCTGGCTTCCTTTATTATGGCGATGGTCGGTATTCAGGTTATCGTGGAAGCGGTGCGGTCCTTGTTCGAAGGGGCGAAGGCGATCCCTCAGCTTTGGTCTGCCGGAGTGGCCTTAGTGTGTGCCATCGCCATGATGGGGGTATATATTTATAACAGAAGGCTGGCTAAACAGATTAATAACAGTGCACTTATGGCCGCCGCCAAAGATAATTTCTCGGATGCTATGGTCAGTATCGGGGCGGCAGTGGGGATTGTTGGTGCGCAGTTTGGGCTCCCGTGGATTGATTCTGCTGCCGCGGTGGCTGTAGGTGTGCTGATTTCCAAGACGGCCTGGGATATTTTCCGTGATTCGACTTACCGGTTGACCGATGGCTTCGATGAGGCACAGCTGCTGGATCTGCGCAGTACGATTGCCCGAACCCCGGGTGTGGAAGGCATTAAGGATATCAAAGCCCGTGTTCATGGCAATCATGTGCTGGTCGATGTTGTGGTGGAAGTAGATGCCAGCATCAGCGTCATGGAGGGCCACCAGATCAGTGACTCGATCGAAGAGCGGATGAGCAGCCGACATAATATCATGAACGTGCAGATTCATGTTGAGCCTAAATCCTAA
- a CDS encoding ABC-F family ATP-binding cassette domain-containing protein, with product MISTSGVTLRYGKRALFEDVNIKFTPGNCYGLIGANGAGKSTFLKILSGEIEANTGDVHMTPGERMAVLKQNHFEYDEYPVLETVIMGHTRLYEIMKEKDALYAKSDFTEADGLRAGELEGEFAELNGWDAEPDAAAMLIGLGIMREMHDKKMAELSGNEKVRVLLAQALFGRPNNLLLDEPTNHLDLESIGWLENFLMDYEGTVIVVSHDRHFLNKVCTHIADIDFGKIQMYVGNYDFWYESSQLAQTLQRDANKKKEDKIKELQAFIQRFSANASKSKQATSRKKQLEKITLDDIRPSNRKYPFLNFKPEREAGKQLLTISGLSKSVDGEKLLDELSIVVNKGDKIAFVGPYSQPKSLLFDIIMGEKEADAGEYTWGVTTTQAYFPKDNSKYFDGVDLNLVEWLRQYSKDQDETFLRGFLGRMLFAGEEALKKASVLSGGEKVRCMLAKMMLNGANVLVFDEPTNHLDLESITALNNGLIDFDGTILFTSHDHQFIQTIANRIIEITPTGIIDRSMSYDEYLENPEIKEMRQRMYPVEA from the coding sequence ATGATTAGCACAAGCGGCGTAACACTCCGCTACGGAAAACGCGCACTATTTGAAGATGTAAACATAAAATTCACACCAGGAAACTGCTACGGCCTGATCGGGGCGAACGGTGCCGGTAAATCTACTTTTCTGAAGATCCTGTCCGGAGAGATTGAAGCCAACACCGGGGACGTGCATATGACTCCGGGCGAACGTATGGCTGTGTTGAAGCAGAATCATTTTGAGTACGATGAATATCCGGTTCTGGAGACAGTTATCATGGGGCATACCCGCCTGTATGAGATTATGAAGGAAAAGGATGCGCTCTATGCCAAAAGCGACTTCACGGAAGCAGACGGACTGCGCGCCGGCGAGCTTGAAGGTGAATTCGCTGAGCTGAACGGCTGGGATGCTGAGCCGGATGCTGCGGCCATGCTGATTGGTCTGGGCATTATGCGTGAAATGCATGACAAGAAGATGGCCGAACTCAGCGGCAACGAAAAGGTACGGGTGCTGCTTGCCCAGGCCCTGTTCGGACGTCCGAACAACCTGCTGCTCGATGAGCCTACCAACCATTTGGATCTTGAATCGATCGGCTGGCTGGAGAACTTCCTCATGGACTACGAAGGCACCGTTATCGTCGTATCCCATGACCGGCACTTTTTGAACAAGGTCTGTACACATATTGCTGACATCGACTTCGGCAAAATTCAGATGTACGTCGGCAACTACGACTTCTGGTATGAGTCCAGCCAGCTGGCCCAGACGCTGCAGCGTGATGCCAACAAGAAGAAGGAAGACAAGATTAAGGAGCTGCAGGCGTTCATCCAGCGGTTCTCGGCAAATGCTTCCAAGTCGAAGCAAGCGACTTCACGTAAGAAACAGCTCGAGAAAATTACGCTGGACGATATCCGTCCTTCCAACCGTAAATACCCGTTCCTCAACTTCAAGCCTGAACGCGAAGCCGGCAAGCAGCTGCTTACAATCAGCGGCCTGAGCAAATCGGTTGATGGCGAGAAGCTGCTGGACGAACTCAGCATTGTGGTGAATAAAGGCGACAAGATTGCTTTTGTAGGCCCGTATTCTCAGCCTAAATCGCTGCTGTTTGATATCATCATGGGTGAGAAGGAAGCGGATGCCGGCGAATACACGTGGGGAGTTACCACCACCCAGGCGTATTTCCCGAAAGACAACTCCAAATATTTCGACGGTGTTGACTTGAACCTGGTGGAATGGCTGCGCCAATACTCCAAGGATCAGGACGAGACGTTCCTGCGCGGCTTCCTGGGCCGGATGCTGTTTGCCGGTGAAGAAGCGCTGAAGAAGGCAAGCGTGCTCTCCGGGGGAGAAAAGGTCCGCTGTATGCTGGCCAAAATGATGCTGAATGGTGCGAATGTACTGGTGTTCGATGAGCCTACCAACCACTTGGATCTGGAATCCATCACAGCACTCAATAACGGACTGATTGATTTTGACGGAACAATCCTGTTCACTTCCCATGACCATCAGTTTATTCAGACGATCGCTAACCGTATTATTGAGATTACTCCGACTGGCATCATCGACCGCTCCATGAGCTATGATGAATACCTGGAGAATCCGGAAATCAAGGAAATGCGCCAGCGCATGTATCCTGTTGAAGCTTAA
- a CDS encoding MBL fold metallo-hydrolase — MAKVKYNNIDNVSTDKTLKEFRQWREERRSKKKDYTYKVPNHPPRLSYLAENRLDTTITWIGHSTFFLQYEGMNIITDPIWARRLGFEKRIGEPGIPLNEVPPVDLILISHSHYDHLHIGSIRKLYKAGTTIVVPAGLKRKMLRKGFPNCHELQWWEELTLGAVKLTFVPTQHWTRRTPFDTNSSHWGGYVLEPAEPQKHPEGEGDGQKRKLPPNLYFAGDSGFFPGFKEIGSRFKLHIALMPIGAYEPEWFMNSQHVNPEEAVQAFIDVGAQLMIPMHFGTFRLADDTAREALDRMELAREAQGISPERIRTLGYGETLVVHPEDRYSGQ; from the coding sequence ATGGCTAAAGTGAAATACAATAATATCGATAATGTTAGTACAGATAAAACGCTCAAGGAATTCCGCCAGTGGCGTGAAGAACGCCGGAGCAAGAAGAAAGACTATACCTATAAAGTACCGAATCACCCGCCCAGGCTGTCTTATCTGGCTGAGAACCGGCTGGATACGACGATTACCTGGATCGGGCATTCGACTTTTTTTCTACAATATGAAGGCATGAACATTATTACAGACCCTATCTGGGCAAGGCGGCTTGGCTTTGAGAAAAGAATCGGAGAGCCGGGGATACCGCTGAATGAGGTTCCGCCGGTTGATCTGATCCTTATCTCGCATTCCCATTATGATCATCTGCACATCGGCTCCATCCGTAAACTCTATAAGGCGGGAACCACGATTGTCGTACCGGCCGGATTGAAACGGAAAATGCTCCGCAAGGGCTTTCCAAACTGCCATGAGCTGCAGTGGTGGGAGGAGCTGACGCTTGGAGCGGTGAAGCTGACGTTTGTGCCGACCCAGCACTGGACCCGGCGGACGCCGTTTGACACCAACAGCTCACACTGGGGAGGGTATGTGCTTGAACCGGCAGAGCCCCAGAAGCACCCGGAAGGTGAAGGGGACGGGCAGAAGCGGAAGCTGCCGCCGAACCTCTATTTTGCCGGGGACAGCGGCTTCTTTCCGGGCTTCAAGGAGATTGGCAGCCGGTTTAAGCTGCACATTGCTCTGATGCCGATCGGGGCCTATGAGCCGGAATGGTTCATGAATTCGCAGCATGTGAATCCCGAAGAGGCCGTGCAGGCCTTTATCGATGTGGGGGCTCAGCTGATGATCCCGATGCATTTTGGCACTTTCCGGCTGGCCGATGATACGGCGCGGGAAGCTCTGGACCGGATGGAGCTGGCCCGGGAAGCCCAGGGAATCAGCCCGGAGCGGATACGTACGCTGGGTTACGGTGAAACGCTTGTAGTGCATCCGGAGGACCGCTATTCGGGGCAATAA
- a CDS encoding virulence factor has protein sequence MKITFIEPTPSPNTMKLHLDESLEPGIRRTYTPESQRSAPAWARDMLAIPGVISIYHAADFAALERKGSADWAAILREVQQRFGADGLSADFNLPDENAGAHFGESQVFVQMFRSIPMQIRVKTGAAEERIALAARFTQAVTDVASAVLIKERKLTDYGVRYGEPAEIAREVEQELEAAYPQERLDSLVQQAIAHGTAGEFVEQRQKKEQAELLQDLQDEDWRVRYAALEDLAPTPALLPELRTALHDPKLHIRRLAVVYLGDIRTPEAMELLYEAMADKAPAVRRTAGDTLSDIGDPAATPVMTAALSDSSKLVRWRAARFLYEVGTAEAYNALSLAADDPEFEVGLQARMALERIASGEEAAGTVWQQMSERRRT, from the coding sequence ATGAAGATCACATTTATTGAACCGACTCCAAGTCCAAATACGATGAAGCTTCATCTGGACGAAAGCCTGGAGCCTGGAATACGCAGGACCTATACACCGGAAAGCCAGCGCAGCGCCCCTGCCTGGGCACGGGATATGCTGGCCATCCCCGGAGTAATCAGCATCTATCACGCAGCTGATTTTGCCGCGCTGGAGCGCAAAGGCAGCGCCGACTGGGCGGCGATTCTCCGTGAGGTCCAGCAGCGCTTCGGGGCGGACGGCCTCAGCGCCGACTTCAATCTGCCAGATGAAAATGCAGGTGCCCATTTCGGGGAGTCGCAGGTCTTCGTGCAGATGTTCCGCAGCATTCCGATGCAGATCCGCGTGAAGACCGGCGCTGCTGAGGAGCGCATCGCCCTCGCCGCCCGCTTCACCCAGGCGGTGACGGATGTGGCCAGCGCCGTATTGATCAAGGAGCGCAAGCTCACCGATTACGGCGTACGCTACGGTGAGCCGGCCGAGATCGCACGCGAGGTGGAGCAGGAGCTGGAGGCGGCGTATCCGCAGGAACGCCTCGACTCTCTCGTGCAGCAGGCTATCGCGCACGGAACCGCCGGCGAGTTCGTCGAGCAGCGGCAGAAAAAGGAACAGGCCGAGCTGCTGCAGGACCTGCAGGACGAGGACTGGCGCGTGCGCTACGCCGCGCTGGAGGATCTGGCGCCGACGCCAGCGCTCCTGCCAGAGCTGCGCACGGCGCTGCACGACCCCAAGCTGCATATCCGCAGGCTTGCGGTCGTGTACCTGGGCGACATCCGCACGCCTGAGGCGATGGAGCTGCTCTATGAGGCGATGGCAGACAAGGCTCCGGCCGTGCGGCGCACGGCCGGAGACACGCTGTCCGACATCGGCGATCCGGCGGCGACGCCGGTCATGACCGCGGCGCTTTCGGATTCCAGCAAGCTCGTCCGCTGGAGGGCAGCACGGTTCCTCTATGAGGTTGGCACTGCAGAGGCTTATAACGCCCTAAGCCTTGCGGCCGATGACCCGGAATTCGAAGTGGGCCTGCAGGCGAGAATGGCGCTGGAGCGGATTGCCTCCGGCGAGGAAGCCGCCGGAACCGTTTGGCAGCAAATGTCGGAACGCCGGCGCACCTGA
- a CDS encoding amino acid permease, protein MQATQHNQQSGSPNGPALRKTFKARHLTMIALGGSIGTGLFLASGGAIASSGPGGALLAYAAVGLMVYFLMTSLGELATYLPDSGSFSTYGTRFVSPAFGFAIGWNFWYNWAVTIAAELAAATVIIKYWFPESSSALWSLVFLLVMFGLNVLSSRGYGESEYWFAIIKIITVIVFLIVGVLMIFGIMGGERIGFSNFQLGGSSFHGGFFAFVGVFMAAGFSFQGTELVGVAAGESENPRRNVPIAIRQVFWRIMIFYIFAILVIGLVIPYTNPDLLRGGIDDIGVSPFTIVFNKAGLAIAASVMNAVILSSVLSAGNSGMYASTRVLYAMAKDGMAPRALGKLNRRGVPVGALLVTTAVGMLAFLASFFGDGAVYNWLLNASGMCGFINWLGIAVCHYRFRRAFVKQGHSLDELPYRAKWFPFGPLFAFALCLVAVLGQNMGAFTGDRIDWYGVLVSYVSLPLFFLIWAGYRWFRTSRIIPLEECDLSTNAE, encoded by the coding sequence ATGCAAGCAACGCAACATAATCAGCAGTCCGGCAGCCCGAACGGGCCCGCTCTGCGCAAAACATTCAAAGCCAGACATTTAACGATGATCGCCCTTGGCGGCTCGATCGGAACCGGGCTGTTCCTGGCCAGCGGCGGCGCCATTGCCTCCTCCGGTCCGGGCGGAGCCCTTCTCGCCTATGCTGCGGTAGGGCTCATGGTGTACTTCCTGATGACCAGCCTCGGTGAGCTGGCCACCTACCTGCCTGACTCCGGTTCCTTCAGCACTTACGGCACCCGGTTTGTCAGCCCGGCCTTCGGCTTCGCCATCGGCTGGAATTTCTGGTACAACTGGGCGGTAACCATCGCAGCTGAGCTCGCCGCCGCAACGGTCATTATCAAGTATTGGTTCCCTGAGAGCTCCTCGGCCCTCTGGAGCCTGGTGTTCCTGCTGGTGATGTTCGGCCTTAACGTCCTCTCCTCCCGCGGGTACGGCGAGTCGGAATACTGGTTCGCGATCATCAAGATCATTACCGTTATCGTCTTCCTGATTGTCGGCGTGCTAATGATCTTCGGCATTATGGGTGGTGAGCGGATCGGTTTCAGCAACTTCCAGCTGGGCGGCAGCTCGTTCCACGGCGGCTTCTTCGCCTTCGTCGGTGTCTTTATGGCTGCCGGCTTCTCCTTCCAGGGAACCGAGCTGGTCGGCGTTGCCGCCGGCGAGAGCGAGAATCCGCGCCGTAATGTGCCGATCGCGATCCGCCAGGTATTCTGGCGGATTATGATCTTCTACATCTTCGCCATTCTCGTTATCGGCCTGGTGATTCCTTATACGAATCCCGACCTGCTGCGCGGCGGCATCGATGACATCGGCGTCAGCCCGTTCACCATTGTCTTCAACAAAGCCGGACTGGCGATCGCCGCTTCCGTAATGAATGCCGTCATTCTGAGCTCGGTCCTGTCGGCCGGGAACTCCGGCATGTATGCTTCCACCCGCGTCCTGTACGCCATGGCCAAGGACGGCATGGCCCCGCGTGCACTGGGCAAGCTGAACCGCCGCGGCGTACCTGTAGGCGCACTGCTCGTAACTACAGCAGTCGGCATGCTGGCCTTCCTCGCCTCATTCTTTGGTGACGGCGCCGTTTACAACTGGCTGCTTAACGCCTCAGGCATGTGCGGTTTCATCAACTGGCTGGGCATAGCCGTCTGCCATTACCGTTTCCGCCGCGCCTTTGTGAAACAGGGCCACTCGCTGGATGAGCTGCCTTACAGGGCCAAATGGTTCCCGTTCGGCCCGCTGTTCGCCTTCGCGCTCTGTCTGGTCGCTGTACTTGGCCAGAATATGGGCGCCTTCACCGGGGACCGTATTGACTGGTACGGTGTTCTGGTCTCTTATGTCAGCCTGCCGCTGTTCTTCTTAATCTGGGCCGGCTACCGCTGGTTTAGAACAAGCCGCATTATTCCGCTGGAAGAATGCGATCTCAGCACAAATGCCGAATAA
- a CDS encoding transglutaminase domain-containing protein produces MGKKRLSLMKTMLGGMMLFAALPPAAYYGWGQAYAAAASSSLQSVSEMAQRLAGAMNNRRENITFTYEGDISKPKVQSAIDQAMGSDPYLYYIIDSYAFSYRGSSRSANVTVQVEYRETLQQTAYVNKQVKAILQKIITPGMDNHQKVKVIHDWVVLNLKYDNTYSKYTAYEGLQSGSAVCQGYSLLTYKLLLGAGIPNKIVEGKARPEGGVSQAHAWNLVQLDGLWYHLDTTWDDPTPSTEDGVSTVYYMRTDAQMRRDHSWVKSYPAASVGYAQTLSELVSRGGQNVSVYQKLQDQLDYRLYEEDQVVTSAAELKELARAAVASGKQSILFRYRGSGQRLKDDLQELYNIGLNQLSYSSSPFDNTGDLKVYVTWK; encoded by the coding sequence ATGGGAAAGAAACGTTTGTCGCTGATGAAGACCATGCTGGGAGGGATGATGCTGTTCGCAGCTTTGCCGCCTGCGGCTTATTATGGCTGGGGGCAGGCCTATGCCGCCGCGGCATCGTCGTCACTTCAATCTGTAAGTGAAATGGCCCAAAGGCTGGCCGGGGCAATGAATAACCGCAGAGAGAACATCACCTTTACCTACGAGGGGGATATCAGTAAGCCGAAGGTGCAAAGCGCCATTGACCAGGCGATGGGCAGCGATCCCTATCTGTACTACATCATAGACAGTTACGCTTTCTCCTACCGGGGGAGCAGCCGCTCTGCGAATGTAACGGTTCAGGTGGAATATAGGGAGACGCTGCAGCAGACTGCCTATGTGAATAAGCAAGTAAAAGCAATTCTGCAAAAGATCATTACACCTGGGATGGATAATCATCAGAAGGTTAAGGTCATTCACGATTGGGTTGTCCTGAACTTAAAATATGACAACACCTATAGTAAATATACGGCTTACGAAGGGCTGCAAAGCGGCAGCGCAGTATGCCAGGGCTATTCCCTGCTTACCTATAAATTGCTGCTTGGTGCAGGCATACCTAATAAAATAGTTGAAGGTAAGGCAAGACCGGAGGGAGGCGTGTCGCAGGCCCATGCCTGGAATCTGGTGCAGCTGGACGGGCTGTGGTACCATCTGGATACGACTTGGGATGATCCTACGCCTAGTACGGAAGATGGAGTAAGCACAGTGTATTATATGAGAACAGATGCGCAAATGCGCCGCGACCATAGCTGGGTCAAGTCTTATCCGGCAGCGTCCGTGGGCTACGCCCAGACCTTGTCTGAACTGGTCAGCCGTGGCGGCCAGAACGTGTCCGTGTATCAGAAGCTTCAGGACCAGCTGGACTACAGGCTGTATGAGGAAGATCAGGTAGTAACCTCTGCCGCAGAACTGAAGGAGCTTGCCCGGGCGGCCGTTGCCTCCGGCAAACAGTCCATTCTGTTCCGTTACAGGGGCAGCGGGCAGCGGCTCAAGGATGATCTGCAGGAGCTGTATAATATCGGGCTGAACCAGCTGTCTTACAGCAGTTCGCCCTTTGATAATACCGGCGATCTTAAGGTGTATGTAACCTGGAAATAA
- a CDS encoding glycoside hydrolase family 95 protein, protein MKHEKLVEHPWKLKYKQPAAIWEEALPLGNGHMGAMVFGGTAREQFQLNEDTLWSGFPRDTNNYEALRYLKKVRGLVSEGSYLEAEKLINTRMLGVNGQAYMPLGNLYLEQPEAENCTGYSRELDLDSGIATVTFQTEVGSFTREAWISAPDGVLVIQETSEAKGGLNLTLTLNSPLQHAVKEAGEGKLVLEGRCPTHIADNYHQDHPWGIQYEDGLGIAFQLHLQVLASGGRVEFLDGKLVISGADRVQLLLAAASDYEELKSKAAHLKSSREASPAVLLSPAESCVQRLAAAAAMTYAELQQRHTADHQALFRRVDLDLGGWEAAERPTDERLAAYKAGQEDPQLEALLFQYGRYLLMGSSRTGSQAANLQGIWNEHVTPPWNSNYTTNINTQMNYWLAEVGNLSELHEPLIDLIRELSETGARTAAVHYGARGWVAHHNVDLWRSSVPSGGDASWAFWPMGGVWLSRHLWEHYAYNPDTTFLQETAYPLMKGAALFALDWLVEGPEGLLLTNPSTSPENRFVTAEGEPCSISMGSAMDLSLIRELFSHCLQAAQILEGDNEFQLQLEDALSRLMPLQISEDGRLQEWIEDFTESEPGHRHVSHLYGLYPGDLINERDTPELLEASRLSLAKRIASGGGHTGWSCAWLINLYARLKEGESAYSFVRTLLSRSAYPNLFDAHPPFQIDGNFGAAAGIAEMLLQSHLGEITLLPALPNAWENGKVSGIKARGGYEVDLEWQNHVLVSARITASRDGECRLVYPRGLKIQLPDGSLAGLKHPLPVKAGEVYFITV, encoded by the coding sequence ATGAAGCATGAGAAATTAGTAGAGCATCCCTGGAAATTGAAATATAAGCAGCCTGCAGCGATCTGGGAAGAAGCTTTGCCGCTTGGAAACGGGCATATGGGAGCCATGGTGTTCGGCGGTACCGCAAGAGAACAGTTTCAGCTGAATGAGGATACGTTATGGTCCGGTTTCCCCCGGGACACGAATAATTACGAGGCCCTCCGCTATCTGAAGAAGGTGCGCGGTCTGGTATCCGAAGGCAGCTATCTTGAAGCGGAAAAGCTCATTAATACCCGCATGCTCGGTGTGAATGGCCAAGCTTATATGCCGCTCGGTAATCTTTATCTGGAACAGCCGGAGGCGGAGAACTGCACAGGATACAGCCGGGAGCTGGACCTGGACAGCGGCATAGCTACGGTAACCTTTCAGACAGAAGTCGGCTCCTTTACCCGTGAGGCCTGGATCAGCGCTCCTGACGGTGTGTTAGTCATCCAGGAAACAAGTGAGGCTAAAGGCGGGCTGAATCTGACGCTTACCCTGAACAGCCCTCTGCAGCATGCCGTGAAGGAAGCAGGAGAAGGGAAGCTGGTACTGGAAGGCCGCTGCCCTACGCACATTGCTGATAACTATCATCAGGACCATCCATGGGGTATTCAATATGAGGACGGGCTGGGTATAGCCTTCCAGTTGCACCTTCAGGTACTGGCTTCGGGAGGCCGGGTTGAATTCCTGGACGGGAAGCTTGTCATCTCCGGCGCTGATCGGGTGCAGCTGCTGCTTGCTGCTGCTTCGGACTATGAAGAGCTGAAGAGTAAAGCCGCCCACCTGAAGAGCAGCCGTGAGGCAAGCCCAGCGGTGCTACTGAGCCCTGCGGAGAGCTGTGTACAGCGGCTGGCAGCGGCAGCAGCGATGACATATGCAGAGCTGCAGCAGCGGCATACCGCCGATCATCAGGCGCTCTTCCGGCGGGTAGATCTTGACCTCGGAGGCTGGGAAGCGGCTGAACGTCCGACAGATGAGCGGCTGGCCGCCTATAAGGCTGGACAAGAGGATCCTCAGCTTGAGGCACTGCTGTTCCAGTATGGCCGTTATTTGCTGATGGGCAGCTCCCGCACCGGCTCGCAGGCGGCGAATCTGCAGGGGATCTGGAACGAGCATGTGACGCCGCCCTGGAACAGCAATTATACGACGAATATCAATACCCAGATGAATTACTGGCTGGCAGAGGTGGGCAATCTGAGCGAGCTTCATGAGCCGCTTATTGATCTGATCCGGGAGCTTAGTGAGACCGGAGCCAGAACGGCTGCAGTGCACTACGGCGCCCGCGGCTGGGTAGCCCATCACAATGTTGACCTGTGGCGCAGCTCTGTGCCATCAGGCGGGGATGCCAGCTGGGCCTTCTGGCCGATGGGCGGTGTGTGGCTGAGCCGTCATCTGTGGGAGCATTATGCTTATAATCCTGATACCACTTTCTTACAGGAAACGGCTTATCCGCTGATGAAGGGGGCGGCGCTGTTTGCGCTGGACTGGCTGGTGGAAGGACCGGAGGGTCTGCTCTTAACCAATCCGTCAACTTCTCCGGAGAACCGGTTTGTGACGGCAGAAGGCGAGCCTTGCAGCATCTCTATGGGTTCAGCAATGGACCTGAGCCTTATCCGTGAGCTGTTCAGCCATTGCCTGCAGGCAGCACAGATTCTGGAGGGGGACAACGAGTTTCAGCTTCAGCTGGAGGATGCCTTGTCCCGGCTAATGCCGCTGCAAATCAGTGAGGACGGACGTCTGCAGGAATGGATCGAGGATTTCACAGAATCGGAACCGGGGCACCGTCATGTCTCTCATTTATATGGTCTGTATCCCGGAGATCTGATTAATGAACGGGATACACCGGAACTGCTCGAAGCCAGCCGGTTGTCGCTTGCGAAACGGATTGCCTCGGGGGGCGGACATACCGGCTGGAGCTGTGCCTGGCTGATCAACCTCTACGCACGGCTGAAGGAAGGCGAATCGGCTTACAGTTTTGTCCGGACGCTGCTGTCCCGCTCAGCCTATCCTAACCTGTTCGATGCCCACCCTCCGTTTCAGATTGACGGCAATTTTGGCGCTGCCGCCGGGATAGCAGAGATGCTGCTGCAGAGCCATCTGGGTGAAATTACTCTGTTGCCGGCCCTGCCGAACGCTTGGGAAAATGGAAAAGTCAGCGGAATTAAGGCACGCGGAGGATATGAAGTGGACCTCGAGTGGCAGAATCATGTACTGGTATCTGCACGGATTACCGCGTCGCGCGATGGAGAATGCCGTCTGGTATATCCGCGCGGGCTGAAGATTCAGCTTCCTGACGGCTCTCTGGCCGGGTTAAAACATCCGTTGCCGGTTAAAGCCGGAGAAGTGTACTTCATAACGGTTTGA